The DNA region AATTCAAAATCAAGATCAATGCCTTTTAAAACTGGGAATTCTTGCTTACCTAAAAAATATGATTTTTTTATTTGTCGTAGCTCTAAGAATGCCATGCTATTCTCCTATTATTCTCATGTAAAATACTTTATTTTACTAACTTATAATCATTCATTTTAACCGTTCGTCTATCTTTTGTAAAACAATTTTACAAAAAAATGTTAATTATGCGAAATAAAAATGGTACCCTTGCGGCCAAAGGAAAGCGTGTGACTATCTCACACTCTTAAATCCTCTAACCGCAGGATACCAATCATGTTATTTATTCAAAGACCATTTGATTTGTATATAATTCTGCATAAAAGCCTTTTTGTGCTAAGAGTTCAGCATGGGTTCCTTGCTCAATCACTTGTCCATCTTTCAAAACGACAATTTTATCCGCCGATAGAATTGTTTTTAAACGATGGGCAATCACAAAGCTTGTCCGACCAGAAATGACATTATCCATTGCCTTTTGAATTTTCGCCTCTGTCACCGTGTCGACATTTGACGTTGCTTCATCCAAAATTAACAAATCGGGATCCGTCAAGATAGTTCGAGCGATCGACATCAATTGCTTCTGCCCCGTTGAAAAGACCGAGTTTTCATCATCAATTTTGGTGTCATACCCATCAGGCAATGACATAATAAAGTCATGAATGTTGGCTTGTTGTGCAGCAGCATAGATTTCTTCATCGGTCGCATCAGGTTTACCAAAAGCGATATTCGACCGTACCGTGCCACTAAACAAGACTGAATCCTGCAAAACAATCCCAACATGATCACGTAATGCCTTCAACGATATATCGCGTACGTCAATGCCGTCAAAGGTTACTGAACCTGCGTTGACATCGTAGAATCGGTTAAGTAAATTCATCACTGTTGTTTTACCAGAACCAGTTGGTCCAACCAATGCGACCATCTGACCCTTGTCCACCGAAATCGTAATACCATGAAGGATTTCTTTATCCGCATGATACCCAAAATGAACATCATCTAATAATACCTGTTCTTTAATACCAGTAAAGTTTTGCCCATTTTCAGGTGATACCTCATCTGCTTGTTCAAAGACGCCGTTCAAGCGATGGGCACCAGTCACAGCCAACTGCAACATATTATATGTTGATGTGATATTCGTGATTGGTTGGTAATATTGTTGTGAAAACGACATAAACATCACAATAAGTCCCAGGGCAGTGGCACGTGGCAAGTCACCATTCAATGCCATTGACCCACCATAGAAAATCACAATCGCAGTATTAACTAAACTCATCCCCATCATCAGAGGAAACAAAATACCTGACCAAACTTGGCCCTTGAAAGTCGCCTGACGAACCTTATCATTGTGCACTAAGAACTGGTCAATCGATGCTGCTTGTAACCCATTAGTAATAATGACTTTTTCACCATTAATCTGCTCATTAATAAAGCCGTTCATATGCCCAACTTCAGCTTGTTGTAAATTAACAAATTTACGCGCACGGGCAATGACCACACCAGCAATCAGAATCGAAACGGGTGTTGATGCAATTGTCACCCAAG from Weissella diestrammenae includes:
- a CDS encoding ABC transporter ATP-binding protein, with translation MADFWNAIKFFAHYFKRYKLGLTLLAIFTIISTYLQVKAPVFMGNAIQEMGNYLVVKLNPMTAASANLDKFHHALLMMVIFVIMMAAGLFIMSILQSLVSAYSVNDMRTGLFAKMQRMTIRYFDAHQDGEILARFTSDLDNIFNAMNQAIFQLFSQLALMIGIIIMMFKQSTDLAWVTIASTPVSILIAGVVIARARKFVNLQQAEVGHMNGFINEQINGEKVIITNGLQAASIDQFLVHNDKVRQATFKGQVWSGILFPLMMGMSLVNTAIVIFYGGSMALNGDLPRATALGLIVMFMSFSQQYYQPITNITSTYNMLQLAVTGAHRLNGVFEQADEVSPENGQNFTGIKEQVLLDDVHFGYHADKEILHGITISVDKGQMVALVGPTGSGKTTVMNLLNRFYDVNAGSVTFDGIDVRDISLKALRDHVGIVLQDSVLFSGTVRSNIAFGKPDATDEEIYAAAQQANIHDFIMSLPDGYDTKIDDENSVFSTGQKQLMSIARTILTDPDLLILDEATSNVDTVTEAKIQKAMDNVISGRTSFVIAHRLKTILSADKIVVLKDGQVIEQGTHAELLAQKGFYAELYTNQMVFE